One stretch of Clavelina lepadiformis chromosome 6, kaClaLepa1.1, whole genome shotgun sequence DNA includes these proteins:
- the LOC143463100 gene encoding baculoviral IAP repeat-containing protein 5-like, producing the protein MSVDQASMFLYTNRFKTFDGWPYTKDDGAKCTAEKLSHSGFFRPNPDSDPDLVRCFVCHKDLEGWEPNDEPESEHKSHSSKCPFLKLKNRNMNDMKMKDFVKLRYNEAIYLISVSGKKAIDDLKHDTKKSLGEFEKQAP; encoded by the coding sequence ATGTCTGTTGATCAAGCCAGTATGTTTCTCTACACAAATCGTTTTAAGACATTCGATGGTTGGCCATATACAAAAGatgatggtgcaaaatgtacTGCTGAAAAACTTTCTCACTCTGGATTTTTTCGTCCAAATCCAGACAGTGATCCAGATCTTGTTCGATGTTTTGTATGTCATAAAGATCTTGAAGGCTGGGAACCAAATGATGAACCAGAATCAGAGCACAAATCACATAGTTCAAAATGCCCATTcctaaaattgaaaaataggAACATGAACGATATGAAAATGAAggattttgtaaaattgagGTATAATGAGGCAATTTACCTGATTTCTGTAAGTGGCAAGAAAGCCATTGATGATTTGAAACATGACACAAAAAAATCTCTTGGAGAATTTGAGAAGCAAGCACCATAA